The following nucleotide sequence is from Mesorhizobium sp. J8.
TCCGGACCTGCGCGTCACGCTGATCGAGAAGCGGCCGCATTTCGGCCAGGGCATGGCCTATTCGACGCTGCTTTCGGCGCATGTGCTCAATGTCAACGCCTCCGGCATGAGCGCTTACGCCGACGACCCCACGCATTTCGCCCGCTGGGTGCTGGAGCGCGGCCTGGCGAAGCCGGACCAGGGGCCGTTCTATGCGCCGCGCAGCCTCTATGCCCGCTATCTGCAGGACGTGCTCGAGGCGCTCGAGGAACGCGAGCGCGAGACCGGCCGCCTCAGGCTGATCCGCGAGGAGAGCCTTTCCATCTCCCCGACCTCGTCGGGCGTCGAGGTGGCCTTGGCCAACGGCACCAGCGTCGTCGCGCATCTCGCCGTTCTGGCCACCGGCCATGACGAGCAGCCGGGCGCCTTCCAGGGCCATGCCATCCGCATGGGGTCGGAGGCCGACACCGCGCTCGATCCCGAAGCTCCGGTCCTGTTGCTCGGCACGGGCCTCAGCATGGTCGACGCCTTCCTTTCGCTGGAGCAGCGCGGCCATCGCGGCCCGATCGTCGCGGTGTCGCGGCGCGGCCTGCTGCCGTCGCCGCACCGCAAGGGCAATCCGATCAAGCTCGATATCGCCGATATCCCGCTCGGCACCGAGCTTTCCTATTTCGTCGCCTGGTTCCGCAATCTGATCCGCGAGACCCAGAAGGCCGGTGGCGACTGGCGCGACGTCGTCGACGGCTTGCGGCCCTTCAACCAGACGATCTGGCAGAATTGGCCCTCCTCGGCAAAACGCCGCTTCGTCGAGCACACCAAGGCCTGGTGGGACATCCACCGCCACCGCATGGCGCCGGAAGTCTACGCGCGGGTCACCGAAGCGGTCGGGTCGGGTCGCATCCGCCTTGTCGCCGGGCGGGTGGTGGACATAGAACCCAACGACGGCTTCGTCGTGAAAATCCAGCCGCGCGGCACGCAGGATGTCGAGACTCTGGAGGTCGCCCGCCTCTATGATTGCATGGGCATCGCCCGCGACATTTCGAGGACGTCGAACGGCGTCGTGCGTGCGCTGCTCGAGCGGGGCGTGGCGCGGCCCGATCCGCTGCGCCTCGGCCTCGACGTCACCGCGAAATGCGAGCTGATCGCGGCAGACGGCACGGTGTCGTCGAAGCTGCTCGCCGTCGGCCCGCTGACGCGCGGCACCTTCTTCGAGATCGACGCCATTCCGGATATCCGCGTGCAAAGCGCGAAGCTGAGCAAGCAGCTGCTGGGGTGAGTTTCTGCCGAGGGGGACGCTGTCCCGCCAGTTCAACAGGCGATAGAGCGCCCTCCCGCGAAATTCCATTCCTCCACTCGCCGCCGGATTGGCACGATCTATCTTCTTTCCGGATGAAAAGGGCTGGAAAAGACAGGGCGCGCGACGCGCGAAACCGGAATGGCTTCCCGCGGCTAGAGGATGATCCCAAAAAGTGGGAACCGGCTTTTGGAAAAGATGCGCGAGATTGCCAGGATCCGCCTCGAACTGGTTCGATGGAGCACTCAAGATGAGCGAGCAGACAAAAGCGGCGCCCGGCGGCGCGCACACCGACCTGTCGAGACTTCGCCCGCCTTACGCCTCGGTGCTCGACCTGATCGGCCAGACGCCGGTCGTCGAGCTGACCAAATTCGACACCGGCAAATGCCGGCTGTTCATCAAGCTCGAAAGCCAGAATCCCGGCGGCTCGATCAAGGACCGTATCGCTTTGTCGATGATCGCCGCCGCCGAGAAGGCCGGCAAGCTGAAGCGCGGCGGTACGATCGTCGAGGCGACCGCCGGCAACACCGGCCTAGGCCTTGCCCAGGTCGGCATCCCGAAAGGCTACCGCATCATCCTGGTCGTGCCCGACAAGATGTCGCGCGAGAAGATCCAGCATCTGCGTGCTTTGGGCGCCGAAGTGCGCATGACGCGCTCCGATGTCGGCAAGGGCCATCCCGAATACTACCAGGACATGGCCGAGAAGATCGCTTCCGATCTGCCCGGCGCCTTCTATGCCAACCAGTTCGCCAACCCCGCCAACCCGCTCGCGCATGAGACGACGACCGGCCCGGAAATCTTCTCGCAGCTCGAGGGCGACGTCGACGCGGTGGTGGTGGGCGTCGGCTCCGGCGGCACGCTCACCGGCCTCGGCCGCTTTTTCGCGAAACATTCGCCCAAGACCGAGATGGTGCTCGCCGATCCGGTCGGCTCGGTGCTGGCGCCGCTGATCAAGACCGGCAAGATGGAGGAGGCCGGCAGCTGGACGGTCGAGGGCATCGGCGAGGATTTCGTGCCGCCCAATGCCGACCTCTCGCTGGTGAAGAAGGCCTATTCCATCACCGACAAGCAGAGCATGCTGGCGGTGCGCGATCTCTTGTCGCGCGAAGGCATCCTGGCGGGCTCCTCCTCCGGCACGCTGTTGTCGGCGGCGCTTCGCTATTGCCGCGAGCAGACGGTGCCCAAGCGCGTCGTCACCCTGGTCTGCGACAGCGGCAACAAATATCTGTCGAAGGTGTTCGACGATATCTGGCTGGCCGAGCAGGGCCTTGCCGACCAGGAGCAGCATGGCGATCTGCGCGATCTCGTGATGCGCTCGCCGCGCACCGGCGACATCGTCACGGTCGGTCCGGAGGAAAGCCTGCTCAACGCCTATGGCCGCATGCGCCGTTCCGATGTCTCGCAACTGCCCGTGCTGGACGAGGGCAAGCTGGTCGGCATCGTCGACGAAAGCGACATCCTGGCCAAGGTCGACGGCCCCTATGAAGGCCGCTGGGACCGCTTCAACGCGCCGGTGCGCACGGCCATGACGTCGAACCTCCACACGCTGCAGGCCAACCAGACGCTGGATGCGCTGCTGCCTGTCTTCGACCGCAACGAGGTGGCCATCGTCTTCGATGGCGAGGAGTTCATCGGTCTGATAACCCGTATCGACCTGATCAACCATCTGAGGCGCCGCGCAAGATGACTTCAAACGGCAAGAACCGCCTGGCCTTTTCCACCCGCACCATCCATGGCGGCCAGAGCCATGACCCGCTGACCGGCGCGGTGATGGTGCCGATCTACGCCACCTCAACCTATGGCCAGCAGTCGCCCGGCGTGCACAAGGGTTTTGAGTACGCCCGCAGCCAGAACCCGACGCGCTTCGCCTTCGAGCGCGCGGTCGCCGACCTCGAAAGCGGCTCGGCCGCCTTCGCCTTCGCTTCCGGCCTGGCGGCGATCGGCACGGTGCTCGAGCTCCTCGATTCCGGCGCCCATATCGTCGCCACCGACGACATCTATGGCGGCTCGTTCCGGCTGATGGAGCGGGTGCGCAAACGCTCGGCGGGGCTTGAGGTTAGCTTCGCCGATTTCACCGACCTCGCCGCCGTCGAGGCTGCGATCCGCCCGGAGACCAAACTGCTCTGGGTCGAGACGCCGACCAACCCGCTGCTGCGTATCGTCGACCTCGAAGCGGTCGCCGCGCTTGCCAGACGCAAAGGCCTGCTCACCGTCGCCGACAACACCTTCTGCAGCCCCTATATCCAGCGCCCGCTGGAGCTCGGCATCGACATCGTCGTCCATTCGACGACGAAATATCTCAACGGCCATTCCGACATGGTCGGCGGCGTCGCAGTCGTCGGCGACAACAAGGATCTCGCCGCCCAGTTGAAATTCCTGCAGAACGCCATCGGCGCCATCTCCGGCCCGTTCGACAGTTTCCTGGCGCTGCGCGGCATCAAGACCCTAGCGCTCAGGATGGAGCGCCATTCGGCCAATGGTCTTAAAATAGCGCAATGGCTGGAGACGCGAAAAGATGTCCGCCGGGTGATCTATCCCGGCCTCGCCAGCCACCCGCAGCATTCCGTCGCGGTCCAGCAGATGCACGCCTTCGGCGGCATGATCTCCGTCGACCTCGACCGCGATCTCGCGGGGACGAAACGCTTCCTCGAACGCACCCAGCTCTTCACGCTCGCCGAAAGCCTCGGCGGCGTCGAAAGCCTGATCGAGCATCCGGCGCTGATGACACACGGCTCGATTCCGGCGGAAAAGCGCGGGGCGATCGGGATTTCCGATTCGCTGGTGCGATTGTCCTGCGGCATCGAGGACGGCGATGATCTGATTGCGGATCTGGAGCAGGCGTTGGGAGAGTGAGAAGCGAACCCCGCTAGCTTAGGGTAATTGTTCTCCCAGACGTCGAAGCTCCAGAATAGCGTTGTCATTCCCTCGGTGAGCTGCCTTGCGCAGCCAGGTACGGGCTTGGTCCAAGTCCTTCGGGATACCCTCACCTCTGGAATACATTATTCCGAGATTACTGGCCGCTTCCGGGTCACCTTGCTCGGCGGATTTGCGGTACCATGACAGCGCGAGATTGTAGTCTTGAGGAACCCCCAAGCCTTTCTGGTACAATACACCCAGGCCATTTTCTCCCACCGGATCTCCAGCCTCGGCTGCCTCTCTGTACAAGGTTGCTGCCTCAGAGATATCTTTTTGGACGCCGCGCCCGGTTAGGTAAAGTAGCGCCAAATCTGCTCGTCCAAGCGAGTTTCCGGCGTCCGCAGCCTTACCATACCAATAGGCTGCCATAACGTAGTCTTGAGGGACGCCGCGTCCATAGATGTACATCCCCCCGAGATTTACTTCTCCGTGAACATTCCCTTGCTCGGCGGCCATCCGATAAAGAACGACTGCCTTGGCGGGATCTACCGGAACACCGCGGCCTTTGGAGTACATTGCTCCGACGGCGCATTGAGCGTCTGCCAGACCCTGATCGGCCGCCTTCTGGTACCAGACCAACGCGGTCGGGAAATCCTGCTTCACGCCACGGCCCGTTTCGTAAATCAACCCGAGGCCGAATTCGGCTGTTGCGACCCCTTGCTCTGCTAGCGGCCGCCAATAGTCCAACGCAATGCCGTATTGACCCTTGTCATAAGCCTCTTGCCCCGCGTCAGCATGGGCAGGAGTCGCCGACAGAAATGCGGCAATAGCGCTCGCACCCAATACCTCGCGCACGGAGACACCTCGGCGACCTTAGAAGGTTGAAACCAACTGTCGAAACTATCGCCGGTCAGTATATGCGTCGAGTAACATAGACATGAGGACGATCGGATTTGAACCTAACATGCCCACACCCTCCAGGTTTGTGGCAGTTCGTCTGCAAGTGACGACCTCTCGCCGCCACGCTCGTGGCCTAACACTCCCACCTTTGCAATTTCCAATTCCCCTCTAAACTGCCCCCAGCTTGCGATCTCCGGAGGCGTGATGCGCGTGATCGTGTTGGGTGGCGGCGTGGTCGGCGTCACCACGGCTTACCAGCTGCAAAAGGACGGGCACGAGGTCGTCATCCTCGAGCGCCAGCCTCAGGTCGCCGCCGAGACCAGCTGGGGCAATGCCGGCATGATCGCGCCGGGGCATTCCTTCGTCTGGTCCTCGCCCAGGGCGCCGATGATCCTGCTCAAATCGCTGGTGCTGAAGGACCAGGCGCTGCGCTTCAAGCTGTCGGCCGATCCTCGGCTCTATACATGGTCGTGGCTGTTCCTGATGGAATGCACGGCCGAGAAGGCCCGGCGCAACACGCTGCTCAAGCACCGGCTTGCCGTCTATTCGCAGTCGGTGCTGCAAGAAGTCGTGGCGGATGAGGCCATCGACTATGACCGCAACGATCGCGGCATCCTCTATTTCTACCGCAGCCAGCAGGCGCTCGACAAAGGCGTCGATCATATGCGGCTCTTGGAATCCGACGGTCAGCTGATCAAGGTGCTCGACCGTGACGCCATCGTCACGCTCGATCCGTCGCTGGCCGCCGCGAAGGAGAAGATCGCCGGCGGCATCCATTGCCCGACCGACGAGACCGGCGACCCGGCGAAGTTCACACGCGCGCTCGCCGCCAAGGTGATCGAGCGCGGCGGCGAGATCCGCACCGGCACGACCATCACCGGCATCGAGACATCGGGCGACGGCGTCGCGCAGGTGCTGACAGACAAGGGGGCGGTCAAGGGCGACGCCTATGTGCTGGCGCTCGGCTCCTACAGTCCGCTGATCGCCAGGACGGTCGGGCTCAGCCTGCCGATCTATCCGATCAAGGGCTATTCGCTGACCATCCCGATCGGCAACCGGCCCGCCCCTCCGACCATCGCCGCGATCGACGAGCACAATCTGGTCGCCGTCTCGCGCTTCGGCGACCGGCTGCGCGTCACCGCCACCGCCGAGTTCGCCGGCTACGACACCAGCCACAAGCCTGCCGATTTCGCCTTCATGAAAGGCGTGACCGAGGAGCTCTATCCCGAAGGCGCCGATTACGACCGCGCCGAGATGTGGGCAGGCTTGCGGCCGATGACGCCCAACAATCTGCCCGAATTCGGCCGGCGGCGCCTACGCAATCTCTACCTCAACACCGGGCACGGCCATATCGGCTGGACCATGTCGCACGGCTCGGCCCGCATCACCGCCGATCTGATCGCGGGCCGCAAGCCGGCGATTTCCATGGATGGACTTTTGAATTGAGCGCATGATCCCGGCTTGGGATCGACCAGGAAAGGGAATGCCATGTCTGTCAGTGCAGCCGCGGCCCGCACTCAATCGTCAGGGCCGGTCGACCCCAGGCCGGTCGATCTGGGCGTGCTGCCCTCGGAGATCGACGGCGGCCTCGCCTCGCGTGCGGCGATCGGGCTCGCGATCCTTGCCACCGATCAGACGCTGGAGCATGAGTTCCGCGCGCTGATCCGCATTCCGGGCGTCGCCTTCTACGAGGCGCGCCTGTTCAACGACAACGACATCACCCCGGAGACTTTGCGCGCCATCGGTCCGCGCATCGCGCCCACCGTCGACCTCATCCTGCCCTCGATCCCGCTCGACGTCGTCGGCTTCGGCTGCACCTCGGCCACCATGACGCTGGGCGAGGAAGCCGTCTTTGCCGAGATCAGGAAGGTTCGGCCGGGCGTCGCCTGCACCACGCCGGTCACCGGCGCCCTCGCCGCCTTCAAGGCATTGGGCGCCAGGGGCATCGGGCTGCTCACCCCTTACGCGCCCGAGATCAACCAGGGCCTGGTCCGCTATTTCACCGGCCGCGGGCTTGATATCGCCGCCGTCGCCACCTTCGACCGCCGTGACGACCGCGAGGCGGCCCGCATCTCTCTCACCTCCATCGAAGCGGCGGCCGAACGCATGGCTGAAGTGCCTGGCGTCGACGCGATCTTCATCTCCTGCACCAGCCTGCGCGTCGCCGAGGCGGTCGCCGATCTGGAGCGGCGCATCGGCATTCCCGTCACCTCCTCCAACCACGCCATGGCCTGGCACTGCCTGCGCCTTGCCGGCATCGACGATGTGGTGCCGGCCGGCGGCCGGCTTTTCGCGCTGCCGGCTGTTTGATCGGCGCGGCGGACTTTTCGCCATGCATTGTTTAATGTAGCGCTGGTCGACCCACCTCCGGCTCGGCGAAGCGGACGGAGCGGGGCAGCGCTGCCCTGTGCGATTAACGCAGATCACCCCCAATTAACGAAATCGGAAGGAGATGTTTAACGCTTCCTCTCTATGTCCCCTCCCCGGGGAGGCGCAGACAGAGCGAGCAAGATGAACGACGAAAAGCGAAACGAATGGCGCGCCATCTTCTACGTGCAGGCGCGCGTTGCCATCCTGTTTGTGCCGGTCGTGCTCAGCCTTCTCCTCATTGGCATCTTCGCCGGCAATGAGCGCAAGTCCGTGCCCGACGCCGTCGATCCGACCGTGACGAGCTCGGTGAAATAGCCGGCCGGCTGGTCGGCGACCTCATCTGATAGGCGCCTTCAACAGCACGTCAAAGCCGACGCTGGACCGGCGTCGTCGAATCGTTAAGCTGTGCTGGATGACCGCCGACTGGCTCCGCACGGACTATCACACGCTGTTTCGACTGAGCCGCGATGGACGGATTGCCGGCGAGAACGATCCTGATTGCTCACCGGGGCCTCGACTATGGTTGGCAGGCTGCGCATCCGGCAACGTCTTCGGGGTGCACGCCGATCTGCCTGATGAGCTGGCGGGAGAGCTCGAAGGACTTCTCGCCACCGAGCCGCCCTTCGCGAATCCCGCAACGCCAAGACATCTTGAACGCTACCTGGCGCTCCTCGGTGGCGGCAACCATGCGCGGCACAATTTTGGTTTGATCTACCACCTGCCGCACGGGCACCCGTATCCCAGCGGGGTGCGGCTTGTCGGCAGCGATTCCGAAAGTGGCCAGGCTCTGATCCGGTCCTGGAAGGCGGAGGGAGTACCGGAAGGCTTGTTCGAACTCGGCTTCCGTGAGGTATCGGACTTTTGGGCGCCATGGTGCGCGGCTCTGATCGACGGGGAGGTCGCTTCCATCGCCTTTGCGGCTCGATTGGCGGATGCCGGCGCCGAACTCGGGCTGGTAACGGTGAAAGCCTTCAGGGGGCGGGGCCTTGCCGCCAGCGCGACTGCCGGATGGTCCCGATTGCCCGAGCTCCGTTCCCGCACGCTGTTCTACAGCACGGACCGAGGCAATTTCGGATCGCAACGCGTCGCCGCCCGCCTCGGTCTCCCGCTTCGGGGAGCCAGCTTGCGGATCAGCGAAGACGACCAGGGGGAAGGCGCATAGCCAATCCGATCGCCAAAAAGGCCGGCGAGCACAAATGAATCGAAAAGGCCTATCTTATTGATCCCGTTGGTAGTCGGGAAAAGATGGTGCCCAGAAGAGGACTCGAACCTCCACTCCTTGCGGAACACGGACCTGAACCGTGCGCGTCTACCAATTCCGCCATCTGGGCTGGTGGGCGCTCTAGTAAGCGGGCAAACGGTATGTGTCAACGCGCTTTTTTGTCGATGGCCGCGCTGCCCTCATCGCCATTCCCGCAACGATTGGCGAAACCGGCGGCGGGAGCTTCCCTCTCCCCGCCACTATACGGGGAGAGGGTGCCGGCAGGCAGGTGAGTGGCGGCGCCGACGGTGATTAGGTGGGGTTCAGCTGTCGCCTGAGTCCGGACGGGTTAATCGCCGAAGCTGGCGCCGCCCCTCATCCGCCTGCCGGCACCTTCTCCCCGTGAACGGGGAAGGAAGCTTACCCCTCCAGCACGTCTTTCTTCGCTACCGTGGAATCGGCGTTGAGCTTGTAGATCACCGGCACG
It contains:
- a CDS encoding GNAT family N-acetyltransferase: MTADWLRTDYHTLFRLSRDGRIAGENDPDCSPGPRLWLAGCASGNVFGVHADLPDELAGELEGLLATEPPFANPATPRHLERYLALLGGGNHARHNFGLIYHLPHGHPYPSGVRLVGSDSESGQALIRSWKAEGVPEGLFELGFREVSDFWAPWCAALIDGEVASIAFAARLADAGAELGLVTVKAFRGRGLAASATAGWSRLPELRSRTLFYSTDRGNFGSQRVAARLGLPLRGASLRISEDDQGEGA
- a CDS encoding tetratricopeptide repeat protein, which translates into the protein MREVLGASAIAAFLSATPAHADAGQEAYDKGQYGIALDYWRPLAEQGVATAEFGLGLIYETGRGVKQDFPTALVWYQKAADQGLADAQCAVGAMYSKGRGVPVDPAKAVVLYRMAAEQGNVHGEVNLGGMYIYGRGVPQDYVMAAYWYGKAADAGNSLGRADLALLYLTGRGVQKDISEAATLYREAAEAGDPVGENGLGVLYQKGLGVPQDYNLALSWYRKSAEQGDPEAASNLGIMYSRGEGIPKDLDQARTWLRKAAHRGNDNAILELRRLGEQLP
- a CDS encoding D-amino acid dehydrogenase; protein product: MRVIVLGGGVVGVTTAYQLQKDGHEVVILERQPQVAAETSWGNAGMIAPGHSFVWSSPRAPMILLKSLVLKDQALRFKLSADPRLYTWSWLFLMECTAEKARRNTLLKHRLAVYSQSVLQEVVADEAIDYDRNDRGILYFYRSQQALDKGVDHMRLLESDGQLIKVLDRDAIVTLDPSLAAAKEKIAGGIHCPTDETGDPAKFTRALAAKVIERGGEIRTGTTITGIETSGDGVAQVLTDKGAVKGDAYVLALGSYSPLIARTVGLSLPIYPIKGYSLTIPIGNRPAPPTIAAIDEHNLVAVSRFGDRLRVTATAEFAGYDTSHKPADFAFMKGVTEELYPEGADYDRAEMWAGLRPMTPNNLPEFGRRRLRNLYLNTGHGHIGWTMSHGSARITADLIAGRKPAISMDGLLN
- a CDS encoding aspartate/glutamate racemase family protein; translation: MSVSAAAARTQSSGPVDPRPVDLGVLPSEIDGGLASRAAIGLAILATDQTLEHEFRALIRIPGVAFYEARLFNDNDITPETLRAIGPRIAPTVDLILPSIPLDVVGFGCTSATMTLGEEAVFAEIRKVRPGVACTTPVTGALAAFKALGARGIGLLTPYAPEINQGLVRYFTGRGLDIAAVATFDRRDDREAARISLTSIEAAAERMAEVPGVDAIFISCTSLRVAEAVADLERRIGIPVTSSNHAMAWHCLRLAGIDDVVPAGGRLFALPAV
- a CDS encoding pyridoxal-phosphate dependent enzyme, which codes for MSEQTKAAPGGAHTDLSRLRPPYASVLDLIGQTPVVELTKFDTGKCRLFIKLESQNPGGSIKDRIALSMIAAAEKAGKLKRGGTIVEATAGNTGLGLAQVGIPKGYRIILVVPDKMSREKIQHLRALGAEVRMTRSDVGKGHPEYYQDMAEKIASDLPGAFYANQFANPANPLAHETTTGPEIFSQLEGDVDAVVVGVGSGGTLTGLGRFFAKHSPKTEMVLADPVGSVLAPLIKTGKMEEAGSWTVEGIGEDFVPPNADLSLVKKAYSITDKQSMLAVRDLLSREGILAGSSSGTLLSAALRYCREQTVPKRVVTLVCDSGNKYLSKVFDDIWLAEQGLADQEQHGDLRDLVMRSPRTGDIVTVGPEESLLNAYGRMRRSDVSQLPVLDEGKLVGIVDESDILAKVDGPYEGRWDRFNAPVRTAMTSNLHTLQANQTLDALLPVFDRNEVAIVFDGEEFIGLITRIDLINHLRRRAR
- a CDS encoding FAD/NAD(P)-binding protein; its protein translation is MVGRANSIIIVGGGASGVVLAAHLLKSPNPDLRVTLIEKRPHFGQGMAYSTLLSAHVLNVNASGMSAYADDPTHFARWVLERGLAKPDQGPFYAPRSLYARYLQDVLEALEERERETGRLRLIREESLSISPTSSGVEVALANGTSVVAHLAVLATGHDEQPGAFQGHAIRMGSEADTALDPEAPVLLLGTGLSMVDAFLSLEQRGHRGPIVAVSRRGLLPSPHRKGNPIKLDIADIPLGTELSYFVAWFRNLIRETQKAGGDWRDVVDGLRPFNQTIWQNWPSSAKRRFVEHTKAWWDIHRHRMAPEVYARVTEAVGSGRIRLVAGRVVDIEPNDGFVVKIQPRGTQDVETLEVARLYDCMGIARDISRTSNGVVRALLERGVARPDPLRLGLDVTAKCELIAADGTVSSKLLAVGPLTRGTFFEIDAIPDIRVQSAKLSKQLLG
- a CDS encoding trans-sulfuration enzyme family protein; this encodes MTSNGKNRLAFSTRTIHGGQSHDPLTGAVMVPIYATSTYGQQSPGVHKGFEYARSQNPTRFAFERAVADLESGSAAFAFASGLAAIGTVLELLDSGAHIVATDDIYGGSFRLMERVRKRSAGLEVSFADFTDLAAVEAAIRPETKLLWVETPTNPLLRIVDLEAVAALARRKGLLTVADNTFCSPYIQRPLELGIDIVVHSTTKYLNGHSDMVGGVAVVGDNKDLAAQLKFLQNAIGAISGPFDSFLALRGIKTLALRMERHSANGLKIAQWLETRKDVRRVIYPGLASHPQHSVAVQQMHAFGGMISVDLDRDLAGTKRFLERTQLFTLAESLGGVESLIEHPALMTHGSIPAEKRGAIGISDSLVRLSCGIEDGDDLIADLEQALGE